DNA from Candidatus Limnocylindria bacterium:
CAAGCTGTTCACGTATCTCACTGGCATGCTCAAAGCAGGCATGACCGCATCGACGCGGCTCTATGACATCGGGTGGCAGATGGGCGACGGCAGCGGGTCCGTGTACAAGCCCCAGGATGCGACGAAGGAGCAGCACGGCCCGACGACGATGCGTCAGGCGCTCCGCGAGTCGCTCAACCTACCCGCGCTCCAGGTCACGCGGACGGTCGGTGTCGATGCGATCATCGACACGGTCCATCAGCTCGGCATCGATCGCGACTGGGACCGCACGCAGCTCGGACTTTCGTTCGGCATCGGCGCCGGCGAGATGCGCCTCATCGACATGGCCAGCGCCTACCAGGTCGTCGCGAACATGGGCGTGCGCGTGGAGCCGACGATGATCTACAAGATCCTCGATCCAAGTGGCAAGGTCGTACGGGACTGGTCGAAGGCCGAGGGAAAGCAGGTCATCGATCCGCGACAGGCGTGGATCCTGGCCGACATCCTGAAGGACAACACCAACCCGCAGGGCTCGTTCGTCTTCGGGCCGTGGACGAACATCGGGCGCACCGCCGCGCTGAAGACCGGAACGACGGACAACCTCCAGGACGTCCTCGCCATCGGATGGGTGCCGCAGCGGCTCACGGCGATCTGGATGGGTAACTCGGACAACTCCGAGATGCGTGGGATCTCGTCCGCGCTCGGCCCGGGCATTCTTTGGCGCGACTACATGAAAACGGTCGTCGGCGGTCTGCCGGCCACCTGGTACGACAAGCCCGCGGGCATCGTCGACCGTGTCGTATGCGTGAACCCATCGCTTATGGGTGGCAACGGCTCCGGCGTTCTGCCAGGACCGAACTGTCCCGCCAGCTACCGCTTCACCGAGCATTACGTCGAGGGCACCGAGCCTAAGACGAACGACGCTGATTTCTACACCTCGTGCGGCATCCGCCTCGTCGCGCCGTTCGCCGATTGGCAGCCGTACTACAACTCGTGGGCCTCGGGCGCTGTCTCGGGTTCGTACAGCTACGGCCGCTTCAGCTGGACGATCTGTGGGTTCGCGGCGAAACCGTCGGCGAGTCCATCCGGTGGGCCGTCGAACCCGAACTTCACGCCGCCACCTGTCGGCCGCACGCCGATCCCGACACCGCAACCTAGACCCACCAAGCGGCCGTAGTCGACCTGCGCGCCGCGGGTCATCGTGTCGTCTCGCACATAGACTCAACTCATGGGAGCGGTGTCGAGCGCGGCCTTCTATGCGCCTGTTGAAGGTGAGCTCCAGGAACTCGAGCGCCGGCTTCTGGCTGTGGGTCGGGGCGGACATCCGACGTTCCAGGCCGCGGTCGAGCACGTCTTCCAGACACCGGGAAAGCTTCTCCGACCGACGCTGGTGTTCCTGTCGGCGCGCTTCGGGACGCGCGACGATCGTGAGACGGTGCTCAACCTCGCCGAGTCGCTCGAGCTCGTGCACACCGCGTCGCTTGTCCATGACGACATCGTCGATCGCGCCGATGTCCGCAGAAATATCCCGACCGTGAACGCGATGTGGGACGGCGATGTCGCGCTCATCGTCGGCGACTACCTTTTCGCGAAGGCGTACGCGCTCGCGGCCGTCCTGCCGAAGCCCGAGGTGATAGCGATCGTCGCGCAGACGGTGTTCGCGCTATGCGACGGCGAGCTGAACGAGGTCACGTCGCCTCCGACGATGCCGACCGAGGCGCAGTACCTCGAGCGCATCGAGCTCAAGACCGCGTCGCTGTACGCCGCGTGCTGCCAGGGTGCCGCGCTGCTGACCGAGGCGGATCCAGAGCATGTGGCGGCGCTCGGCGCGTTCGGCACGAATCTCGGGCTCGCCTTCCAGATGACCGACGACATCCTCGATCTCGTCGGTGACGAGGCTGAATTCGGCAAAGCCGTTGGGCGCGATCTCGAGGAGGGCATGGCGACGCTGCCGATGATCTATGCGGCTGCGGAGTCCGGTGGCGAGGACGGCGAGCTCGCGCGTCGCATTGTCGCGCCCGGCAAGTCACGCGGCGAAGTGGTCGAGCTCCTGCGGATCATCCGCGCCAGCAGCGGGCCTGAGCGCGCGCGTGCGCGTGCCCTCGCGTTCCACGACGCCGCGCTCCGCGCGCTCGACGGTCTGCCGGCGCGTGGCGAGCGTGAAGCGCTGCGAACGGTCGCCGACTTCGTCGTCAGCCGCGTGCGGTGAGTCCAGTACCGAAACCCGCGCTCGCGGAGATGCGCGACCGCCTATTCGAAGAGGTCGAGCGCGTGCTCGGCGCGGCAGAGGGTCTGGACGCGACGCAGCTGTCATGGACACCGAAGACGAAGGGAGCCAACAGCCTGCTCGTGCTCGCCGCGCACACCGTTGGAGCCGCCGAACGCCACGTGGTCCGCACCGTCGGCGGTGGTGAGGTGAGCGGGACGCGTGAGGAGGAGTTCGCGGCGCGAGGAGACCTTTCGCCGATCCGCGCGCACTGGGACACCGTGCGTCGGAAGATCGTCGAGACGATCGACAATTTGCCACCCGGACGCCTCGATGACGAGGTCCCGAAGCCGTCGCGCCTGCGCACGATTCACGGAGTGCTCGTGCACGCGGTGGCGCACGCCGCCGAGCACGCCGGACAAGCGGAATTGACGCGCGATCTCGTCAAGGAGCGCGGCTAGAGGTCGGAAGCGCCCGCGCCGCGGGTCCTGCCGCGGCTCGAGGTTCTCGCTCGCCGCGTCACCCACGGCCCTAGCCCCCGACCGCGCCGCCGCTAGCTCGCTGGCGGACTCCCGCGGTCGCGTCCGCCCCGCCGTCCGCGGCGGCGGCGCTTTCGCTTTGCTCCGCCGTCTTGGACTGGCGTAGGCCGCTCTTGTCGCAGGACTTCGTCGCCGCCGTACGACCCAACGCCGCGCGTGTGCGCGGTGACCGGATCGAACGTCACGCCGAGCTCCGTGGCGGTGTACTCCGCGCGGCCGCCGTCCATGAGTCCGACCACGATGGACTCCTTGACGACGTTGACGCCCTGTGTCGTCGCGCACCCCGACGTGCCGCACGAACCGCTGACACAGGTGGGAATGTGGAAGGTCTCGCCGAGCTTCGGGAGCTTGCCCTTCACCTCTTGATAGGTCTCGAGCTCGTAGATGAGGCAGCACTTGAGACGGCCGCACACGCCTGTGAGCTTCGACTGATTGAGCGGAAGGTCCTGCTCCTTCGCCATCCGGATCGAGATGTTGGAGAACTTGTCGAGCCAGCTCGAGCAGCAGAGCTCGCGGCCACACGTGCCGACACCTGTCATCACCTTCGTCTCGTCGCGTGCGCCGAGGCGACGCAGCTCGACGCGAGTTCCGAAGTGCGCCGCGAAGGCGTCACTCAGCTCCGCGAGGTCGCCGTCGGCGGGCCCGCGCCCCGACGGGTCGATCGAGTAGAAGATCGTCAGCGCCGATCCGTCGAACTGCCAGTCCGTCCCGAGGATCTTCATCGGGAGCGATCTCGCGCGGGCCATCTCGGCCGCGACGAGCGCCGCGTCGGCATCCATGCGCTCGCGCTTGTTGATCTCGAGCACGTCGCCGACCGTCGCTTTGCGCACAACGGTGCCGAGTGGCGGGTCGATCTGCACGAGGGGCGAGTCGGTCGGCAGGATCTGGACGCGGGCGGCGTCAACGCCGAGCTCGGTGCGCACGATGATCCAGTCGTTGACGCGGTAGTCGACCACCGGTCCGGGGTCGAAGAAGTACATGCGTCCGGCCTTCATGAATCGAGCGCCGACGACGGTACGCATCAGGCAGCCTCCGCGAAAGTCTCGTCGTACGGGAGTCGCAGCGCGAAGAGCTCGAGCAGCATGCGCGCGCTGACCGTCGTCTCGACGACGTCGCGGCGCCATCGCTCCATCCGCTGCGCGAGGTCCACGAGGTCGCGTGTCGTGACCTTCGCCGCGAGACGGCGGCTCTCGTCAGCGCGATCTGGCCGCATCGCGCGATCGGCCACGCCGGTCGCGGCGACGGCGGCATCTCGGACGAGCTCGCTCCAGTTCACAAGACGCGTTTCGATGAGCTCGCCGCGCTTCTGGGAATCGCGCTCGTCCGCGAGTGCCGCGGCCCATGCGAAGCGCTCGGTCAGCCTGCTTCCAACAAGACGGTAGAACTCGGCCTCGGACTGTGTGCGCGCCGCGCGCGCGCTCTCGTCCGTCGCGAGTGCGAAGGCGATGCCGGGCTTCCCGGCCGCCGGTGCGGCGAAGCGGGCCGCGTCCTGGCCGAACCGCGCGACCAACGCGCGTTCGATGTCCAGACGAGCGACCGAACGGAACGGCAGCGGCTGCAGGCGCGACCGGATCGTCTCGAGGAGCCGGGAAGGTGTCGGGGTGATCAGCAGAAGCACGGCGTGTGGCGGCGGCTCTTCGAGGGTCTTGAGGAGCGCGACCTCGGCGTGCTCGGACAGGTCGGCGGCGTCGTCGATGATCACGAAGCGTTTTCGCCCCTCGAGCGGACGCAGCGCCAGGTCCTGCTGCATCTCGCGGATCTGCTCGATCGTTATGTTCTTGCGGTCGTCGCGCTTCGCTTGATCCACGAGTCGTGTGACCTCGCGGACGTCCGGATGCAGACCGCGCTCGATCTTCCGGCAGGCGACGCAAACACCGCATCCGCCCGGCACCGCCGGCTGCGTCGCGCAGTTCAATGTTTGCGCCAACCGCAGTGCCAGCGTGTGCTTCCCGATCGACCGCGGACCGCTGAGCTCGTATCCATGGGCCACGTCGCCGCGGACCGCTCGCTCGCCAAGCCTGGCGAGCAGGCGACGCTGCCCGATCACATCTCGCACGGGACGCCAGGATTGTATGGGTTACGTCCGCGCGCGCCGCCCGTCGCGCACCTCCACCGCCGCCGCGTACGCGACCTCCGTCCGCCGCGCGACCGCCGGCCATGAGAATTCGCGAGATACGCGTTCTCGTCCCGCCGTTCCCATCTCGCGAGCTCGCTCGGGATCGCGGAGCAGCGCGAGGATCGCGTCGGCGATCGCGCGCGGCTCGTTCTTCAGATGCAGACCGTCGACTCCTTCGCGGACGACCTCGCGCAGCGGCGCGATGTCGCCCGCGATCACCGGGAGGCCGGCGCTCCAGGCCTCGAGGTAGCTCTGGCCGAACGTCTCGTGGTCCGATGGCATCGCGAAGATCGTTGCGCGCGCGAACGCCTCTGCCTTCTCGCCCTCGGTCGCGATCCCGCGATCGATCCAGCGCGCGTCATGAAGGCCTCGGTCCAGGAACGCGTTCCACGCCGCCTGTCCGATCGTGACGAAGCGCGCGTCCGGTCGCTCCGCCCATACAAGCGGCGCCGCCGCGCGCAGCGCGTGATAACCCTTGTAGCGCTCGCGTCGCCCAACGAAGAGGATCGTCGCATCTTCGCGCCTCGTCTCGGGCAGTGCGTGCAGGTTCGGCCCGACGCCTGTGACGTGCACCTGGCCGACACCGCGCTCGCGGTACCAGCCGGCTTCCCACTCCGTCAGCGCGATGACGGCGTCATCACGGCGGTAACGCGCTATGTCGCCGCGGCCGGCGCCGGAGAACGGCTGCCCAGGGTGGACGAGCGGCGTCTCAACGAACGCGGCGCCGACGGCCCGTGCCGCGCGCTCGAGGGGCCCCGCCCACTCGCGCGCGATCGAATGCACCAAGTCCGCTCCGGCCACGACGCGACGCAGATCCTCCGCATCGACCAGCGCGGTGGGGAACAGTCCGTCGATGGCCGCTCCAACGCGACCGCCGCGCGCCGGGAGGAACACGAAGTGCGCTCCATTCGAGTGGATCGTCACCGGTCCGGGCGGCGCCGCGAGCGTTTCGCGCGGCACGCCGGGTCGCGTCCAGGCCGGCCGCAGACCGACGAGGGTCACGTCGTGGCCGAGCGCTCGCAGCTCGCGATCAAGGGAACGCGCGAGGGCCTCGGATCCACCGATCGTCGAGAGGAGCTTCTTCGCGATGACGATGCGCACGC
Protein-coding regions in this window:
- a CDS encoding polyprenyl synthetase family protein codes for the protein MGAVSSAAFYAPVEGELQELERRLLAVGRGGHPTFQAAVEHVFQTPGKLLRPTLVFLSARFGTRDDRETVLNLAESLELVHTASLVHDDIVDRADVRRNIPTVNAMWDGDVALIVGDYLFAKAYALAAVLPKPEVIAIVAQTVFALCDGELNEVTSPPTMPTEAQYLERIELKTASLYAACCQGAALLTEADPEHVAALGAFGTNLGLAFQMTDDILDLVGDEAEFGKAVGRDLEEGMATLPMIYAAAESGGEDGELARRIVAPGKSRGEVVELLRIIRASSGPERARARALAFHDAALRALDGLPARGEREALRTVADFVVSRVR
- a CDS encoding DinB family protein, whose product is MSPVPKPALAEMRDRLFEEVERVLGAAEGLDATQLSWTPKTKGANSLLVLAAHTVGAAERHVVRTVGGGEVSGTREEEFAARGDLSPIRAHWDTVRRKIVETIDNLPPGRLDDEVPKPSRLRTIHGVLVHAVAHAAEHAGQAELTRDLVKERG
- the ricT gene encoding regulatory iron-sulfur-containing complex subunit RicT, with amino-acid sequence MRTVVGARFMKAGRMYFFDPGPVVDYRVNDWIIVRTELGVDAARVQILPTDSPLVQIDPPLGTVVRKATVGDVLEINKRERMDADAALVAAEMARARSLPMKILGTDWQFDGSALTIFYSIDPSGRGPADGDLAELSDAFAAHFGTRVELRRLGARDETKVMTGVGTCGRELCCSSWLDKFSNISIRMAKEQDLPLNQSKLTGVCGRLKCCLIYELETYQEVKGKLPKLGETFHIPTCVSGSCGTSGCATTQGVNVVKESIVVGLMDGGRAEYTATELGVTFDPVTAHTRGVGSYGGDEVLRQERPTPVQDGGAKRKRRRRGRRGGRDRGSPPAS
- a CDS encoding DNA polymerase III subunit, producing MRDVIGQRRLLARLGERAVRGDVAHGYELSGPRSIGKHTLALRLAQTLNCATQPAVPGGCGVCVACRKIERGLHPDVREVTRLVDQAKRDDRKNITIEQIREMQQDLALRPLEGRKRFVIIDDAADLSEHAEVALLKTLEEPPPHAVLLLITPTPSRLLETIRSRLQPLPFRSVARLDIERALVARFGQDAARFAAPAAGKPGIAFALATDESARAARTQSEAEFYRLVGSRLTERFAWAAALADERDSQKRGELIETRLVNWSELVRDAAVAATGVADRAMRPDRADESRRLAAKVTTRDLVDLAQRMERWRRDVVETTVSARMLLELFALRLPYDETFAEAA
- a CDS encoding glycosyltransferase family 4 protein, coding for MRIVIAKKLLSTIGGSEALARSLDRELRALGHDVTLVGLRPAWTRPGVPRETLAAPPGPVTIHSNGAHFVFLPARGGRVGAAIDGLFPTALVDAEDLRRVVAGADLVHSIAREWAGPLERAARAVGAAFVETPLVHPGQPFSGAGRGDIARYRRDDAVIALTEWEAGWYRERGVGQVHVTGVGPNLHALPETRREDATILFVGRRERYKGYHALRAAAPLVWAERPDARFVTIGQAAWNAFLDRGLHDARWIDRGIATEGEKAEAFARATIFAMPSDHETFGQSYLEAWSAGLPVIAGDIAPLREVVREGVDGLHLKNEPRAIADAILALLRDPERAREMGTAGRERVSREFSWPAVARRTEVAYAAAVEVRDGRRART